From the Terriglobales bacterium genome, the window CTTACCTGTTCCGCAACGGCGCCAACGACGGATTTCACGAAGCCATAGGCGATGCGGTGGCACTCTCCATCACGCCCACGTACCTGAACAAAGTCGGCCTGCTGCCGCAGGTCCCGCAGGAGTCGCAGGATCAGGAGATCGCGTTCCTGCTCAAGCAAGGCCTGGACAAAATCGCGTTCCTGCCCTTCGGGCTGCTGATTGACGAATGGCGCTGGAAGGTATTCTCCGGCGAAGTCACGCCCGCCAACTACAACCAGGCATGGTGGGACCTGCGCCACCAATATCAGGGCGTAGCTGCGCCCGTACCGCGCAGCGAGCAGGATTTTGATCCGGGCGCCAAGTACCACGTCCCCGCCAACGTGCCCTACGCGCGCTATTTCCTGGCGCACCTGCTGGAGTTCCAGTTTCATCGCGGCATGTGCCGCGCAGCGGGATACACCGGCCCCCTTCACCGCTGCTCGGTGTACGGCAGCAAGAAGGCCGGCGCCAAACTGAACGCCATGTTGCAAATGGGACAGAGCCGTCCCTGGCCAGAGGCGCTGGAGGTTCTCACCGGAGAACGGCAGATTGACGGCGGCGCCCTGATGGGGTACTTTGCGCCGCTCAAGCGCTGGCTCGACGAACAGAATCGCGGTCAGAAGGTGGGCTGGACAGTTCCACGCTGATTCCTCCCCAGCGTGGAGCCGATCAGGTCATCGGCCGGAAGCTGAAGCCGAGCACTGCGATGATGGGCCATGTAAACGATCCAGCCGATCACGGAGACGCCGATGGCGCGCCACGTGCTCGTGTAGTCCAGCGCCTGGCGCACGGCGATGATCATGGCTACCAGCGTCCAGAGGGCGATGAACAGCATGGTCACCGGCCCCAGCAGGGGGATAATGCCCAGCACTCGCAGCAGGCCGGGAGCGGCGGAAAAGCCCGTGGTGGGCAGCAGTTGGCCGACATCGGCGTGTGTTTGCGGCTCGAAGAGCAGCTTTGTCCCGATGAAATAGATCAGAAATGCCCACGCGAACCAACCTAACAACGCCGCGATCAGGGCGATAACGAATCCATGCCGCTGGCCGAGGCCGGCAGCGATGCTGGAGAGAATTACCACCGCCAGGGCCTGTCCGGTTGCGCTGGCGTCTTTCTCAACTTCCTCATAGGTCGGGAGCGGCAGGGTTTGCAGCCGCTGCAACCCTGCCGTAGTCTACGCTCGCGTGCTTCTGTGTTACATCACCGATCGCTTGCAGTTTCCGGGGAACGACGGCGGACGCCGTCGCCGCCTGCTGGCCAAGATCGCCGAAGCCGCTCGCTGCGGCGTGGACTGGATCCAACTGCGCGAACGCGACCTGGCCGCGCGGGAGCTGGAGCGGCTGGCGCGGGAAGTGGTGGCTGTCGTGCGCGACGCCTCCAGCCGAACGCGCCTGCTGATCAACTCCCGCATCGACGTCGCCCTCGCAGCGGGTGCCGACGGCGTCCACCTGCGTTCGGACGACATCGCCGCCAGCGAAGCCCGCGTAATCTGGAGCCAGGCCGGTCGTCGAACCTCCGCGGGCGGAATTTTCGTGCCGCCGGTGATCGGCGTCTCCTGCCATACCACGGACGAGGTGCGGCTTGCCGAGGCGCATGGCGCCGACTTTGCCCTCTTCGCGCCCGTATTCGAGAAGCACGGCTCGGCCGGCGCAGGTCTCGAAGTGCTGCGCGCCGCCTGCCGGCCGCAGGCGGCTGGGGACAACGTCGAGGGACCGGGAACCTCGGCTATGCCGGTGCTGGCGCTCGGCGGCGTCACGCTGAAAAACGCGCGCGACTGCCTGCAGGCCGGCGCTGCGGGAATTGCCGCCATCCGCTTGTTTCAAGACAACGATGTGACTACCGTAGTCCAGCAGCTCAGGATAATCTCTGGTTAACATGAGGAAATGATGGCGTGGATTCACCTGATTGCGGCGGGTATTTGCGAGATCGTGTGGGCAATCGCGCTGAAGTACTCACAGGGATTCACGCGTCCACTGGCCAGCGGCATTGTGCTGGGCGTCGGTTTTCTCAGCTTTTATCTCCTCAGCCTAGCCGCGAAGTCGCTTCCCATCGGGACCGCGTACGCGGTGTGGACGGGAATCGGCGCCGCCGGCACCGCGATCCTCGGCATTGCGCTGTTTTCCGAGCCGCGCGACTGGCCGCGTCTGGCCAGCATCGCCTTGATCGTCGCCGGCATCGCCGGCCTGCGCGTGTTCTCGCAGCCCTGAGGTCGCCGCCGCGAACGCGCGTACAATCCTCGCAGGATTACAGGAGGTTCGACGGTGCGAATCCGGCCCGCTCTGGTTCTGCTTGCGGCCACGCTGCTGGTACCGTTCGCGCTCGCCGCTGAAAAGCCGAAGGTGCGCGCCATCACCGCCTTCGTGCGCTTCGATCGCGATCACTACCAGCAGCAAATCCGAGAGACGCTGGATTTCCTGCGCGCCGCGAAGGCGGAATTCGAACGCGGCGGATACGAGGTGCAGACCATCCGCATCAGCACGCAGCCATTTCCCGAATATGTGCGCGGGCTCTCGCCGCGGCAGGCGCTCGAGTTGTTCCGCGACTACGATGCCCTGGCGCAGAAGGAAGGCTTCGACGCCTCGATCGGCACGGTGTTTGTCGGGAGCCCGGCCGATCGCGAAATGGTGGATCTGCTCGCGCAGATACTCGCCTCCACCAGGACACTCAACGCCAGCGTGAGCATCACCTCCGATACCGGAGTGAACTGGAATGCGGTCGCAGGCACCGCGCACCTGATTAAGGCGCTCGCGGAGCGCACCCCGCACAGCCAGGGAAATTTCAACTTCACCGCAGCGGCCATGGTGCCGCCGCTCACGCCCTTCTATCCGGCGTCCTACCACCTGGGCTCGGGCCGGCAGTTTGCAGTGGCGCTGCAGCCGGCCAATGTGGTGGCGGAGGCCTTTACCGCGCCGGCAGGGGGAGCGGCCACGCCGGACTCCCTGCGCCAGCGTCTGCAGCAACTGCTGAGCACGCACGCTTCGAAGATCCAGGAGATCGCCTCCGCCATCGAGAAGCGCTCCGGGTGGAGCTACGCGGGCCTGGACCCCTCGCCCGCTCCGCTGAAGGACGTCTCCATCGGCGCGGCGATCGAGGCCTTTACCGGCGCGACCTTCGGCTCCAGCGGCACTCTGACCGCGGCCACAGCCGTAACCGCCGTGCTGAAGGCAATTCCGGTAAAGCAGACCGGCTATTCGGGGCTCATGCTGCCCGTGCTCGAGGACGAGCTGCTGGCCCGCCGCTGGGGGGAGGGGAAGATCACGCTGGATTCGCTGCTGGCCTACTCGGCCGTGTGCGGCACCGGCCTGGACACCA encodes:
- a CDS encoding M2 family metallopeptidase, with the protein product LPKTFWERSLFTKPADRDVVCHASAWDVDNKNDLRLKMCIQVRDEDFVTIHHELGHNFYQRAYNQQPYLFRNGANDGFHEAIGDAVALSITPTYLNKVGLLPQVPQESQDQEIAFLLKQGLDKIAFLPFGLLIDEWRWKVFSGEVTPANYNQAWWDLRHQYQGVAAPVPRSEQDFDPGAKYHVPANVPYARYFLAHLLEFQFHRGMCRAAGYTGPLHRCSVYGSKKAGAKLNAMLQMGQSRPWPEALEVLTGERQIDGGALMGYFAPLKRWLDEQNRGQKVGWTVPR
- a CDS encoding YIP1 family protein translates to MQRLQTLPLPTYEEVEKDASATGQALAVVILSSIAAGLGQRHGFVIALIAALLGWFAWAFLIYFIGTKLLFEPQTHADVGQLLPTTGFSAAPGLLRVLGIIPLLGPVTMLFIALWTLVAMIIAVRQALDYTSTWRAIGVSVIGWIVYMAHHRSARLQLPADDLIGSTLGRNQRGTVQPTF
- a CDS encoding thiamine phosphate synthase, with the protein product MQFPGNDGGRRRRLLAKIAEAARCGVDWIQLRERDLAARELERLAREVVAVVRDASSRTRLLINSRIDVALAAGADGVHLRSDDIAASEARVIWSQAGRRTSAGGIFVPPVIGVSCHTTDEVRLAEAHGADFALFAPVFEKHGSAGAGLEVLRAACRPQAAGDNVEGPGTSAMPVLALGGVTLKNARDCLQAGAAGIAAIRLFQDNDVTTVVQQLRIISG
- a CDS encoding multidrug efflux SMR transporter; the encoded protein is MMAWIHLIAAGICEIVWAIALKYSQGFTRPLASGIVLGVGFLSFYLLSLAAKSLPIGTAYAVWTGIGAAGTAILGIALFSEPRDWPRLASIALIVAGIAGLRVFSQP
- a CDS encoding DUF711 family protein, with the protein product MRIRPALVLLAATLLVPFALAAEKPKVRAITAFVRFDRDHYQQQIRETLDFLRAAKAEFERGGYEVQTIRISTQPFPEYVRGLSPRQALELFRDYDALAQKEGFDASIGTVFVGSPADREMVDLLAQILASTRTLNASVSITSDTGVNWNAVAGTAHLIKALAERTPHSQGNFNFTAAAMVPPLTPFYPASYHLGSGRQFAVALQPANVVAEAFTAPAGGAATPDSLRQRLQQLLSTHASKIQEIASAIEKRSGWSYAGLDPSPAPLKDVSIGAAIEAFTGATFGSSGTLTAATAVTAVLKAIPVKQTGYSGLMLPVLEDELLARRWGEGKITLDSLLAYSAVCGTGLDT